In a single window of the Botrytis cinerea B05.10 chromosome 10, complete sequence genome:
- the Bcfsf1 gene encoding Bcfsf1: MSASLPGNRELPASQYDLSTYWGRVMHSAAISDPRTLLVNSAGLEHAKSLISSYKQGKIHEMTPELWNAKKIVDSTLHPDTGSPVFLPFRMSCFVLSNLVVTAGMLTPGLGTTGTLLWQITNQSLNVAINNANANKSTPLSTSKIAQSYFLAVGASCSVALGLNALVPRLKKVSPGTKMILGRLVPFAAVASAGALNVFLMRGEEIRKGIDVYPVLSESDKVKLAAEGKSESEVASLGKSKKAATIAVSETAISRVLNSSPIMVIPALILVRLQKKQFLIRNPRLTLPINLGLILGTSLFALPLALAAFPQRQSVDASTLEEEFWGKGGEGGKVVFNRGI, from the exons ATGTCTGCCTCTCTCCCAGGCAATCGAGAATTACCCGCTTCCCAGTATGATCTCAGCACATACTGGGGACGAGTGATGCATTCTGCGGCCATTTCAGACCCTAG AACATTGTTGGTAAACAGTGCCGGATTGGAGCATGCGAAAAGTCTCATTTCGAGTTACAAACAGGGGAAGATTCATGAGATGACTCCGGAGTTATGGAATGCGAAAAAGATTGTCGATTCAACATTACATCCAG ATACTGGCTCTCCAGTTTTCCTTCCATTTCGAATGTCATGCTTCGTTTTATCAAACTTGGTAGTCACAGCAGGAATGCTTACACCAGGATTGGGA ACGACAGGAACATTGTTATGGCAAATTACAAATCAGTCTCTTAACGTGGCTATCAACAATGCCAACGCCAACAAATCCACACCTCTCTCAACCTCAAAAATTGCACAATCTTACTTTCTCGCAGTCGGAGCTTCCTGCTCTGTTGCACTTGGTCTCAATGCTCTTGTTCCAAGATTAAAGAAAGTTAGCCCAGGCACCAAGATGATTCTTGGAAGATTGGTACCATTCGCTGCCGTTGCAAGTGCTGGAGCATTGAATGTTTTCTTGATgcgaggagaagaaattagaaaaggcATTGATGTCTATCCAGTTCTATCAGAATCGGATAAGGTAAAGCTTGCAGCAGAGGGTAAATCTGAATCCGAGGTTGCTTCATTGggcaagagcaagaaagcAGCCACTATTGCCGTCTCGGAGACAGCTATCAGTCGAGTTTTGAACAGTTCTCCAATTATGGTGATTCCAGCTTTAATTTTGGTGAGATTACAGAAGAAGCAGTTTCTCATTAGAAATCCTAGACTCACACTACCAATCAATCTGGGTCTTATTCTTGGTACTAGTCTGTTCGCTTTACCTCTAGCTCTAGCAGCCTTCCCTCAACGCCAAAGCGTAGATGCATCAACGTTAGAGGAGGAATTCTGGGGCAAGGGCGGAGAGGGTGGAAAGGTGGTTTTCAACAGAGGAATATGA